The following are from one region of the Candidatus Amarolinea dominans genome:
- a CDS encoding KH domain-containing protein, whose amino-acid sequence MKELIEYIAQGLVDEPEQVRVREHVTPQEIGLELHVAPSDMGRIIGKSGRVVNAMRILLRVSAVRRGKRASLEVH is encoded by the coding sequence ATGAAAGAACTGATCGAGTACATCGCGCAAGGACTGGTGGATGAACCAGAGCAGGTGCGGGTGCGCGAACATGTGACGCCCCAGGAGATCGGCCTGGAACTGCACGTGGCTCCGTCCGATATGGGCCGCATCATCGGCAAGAGCGGGCGCGTGGTCAACGCGATGCGCATCTTGCTACGGGTGTCGGCCGTGCGCCGCGGCAAACGGGCTTCGCTGGAAGTGCATTAG
- the rpsP gene encoding 30S ribosomal protein S16: protein MVRIRMRRMGAKKQPTYRIVVADSRSPRDGRFIESLGYFNPRTEPETVVLDNERAGYWIGVGAQPSEAVARVLFRQGVLSKAPWEA from the coding sequence ATGGTCCGTATTCGTATGCGCCGCATGGGCGCCAAAAAACAGCCAACCTATCGTATCGTCGTCGCCGACAGTCGCTCACCGCGCGATGGTCGCTTTATCGAGTCCCTGGGCTATTTCAATCCCCGCACCGAGCCGGAGACCGTTGTGCTCGATAACGAGCGCGCGGGCTACTGGATCGGCGTCGGCGCCCAGCCATCAGAAGCCGTGGCCCGTGTCCTGTTTCGCCAGGGCGTGCTGAGCAAGGCGCCGTGGGAAGCGTGA
- the rimM gene encoding 16S rRNA processing protein RimM gives MSSTSTASLQPSASAPEYIVIGRITRAHGLGGQVVVSFETAWPRRFLSVPRVFVGDTNLPVGVAAVRLTPRYALLSLIGVETRRDAENLRGLWVKLPAAEAMKLGRGEFFVHQIVGLAVVTRAGDLIGHVQDVLFTGANDVYVIRTAAGEMLLPAVEDVIHEIILDEGRMVVSVPAGIG, from the coding sequence ATGTCGTCAACATCCACTGCATCGCTTCAACCTAGCGCGTCAGCGCCTGAGTACATCGTCATCGGGCGGATTACCCGTGCCCACGGCTTGGGCGGGCAAGTTGTGGTCAGTTTCGAGACCGCGTGGCCGCGGCGCTTTCTCAGCGTGCCGCGCGTGTTTGTGGGCGATACCAACCTGCCCGTCGGTGTCGCCGCGGTGCGCTTGACGCCTCGCTACGCGCTGCTCAGCCTGATCGGCGTGGAGACGCGCCGCGACGCGGAAAACCTGCGCGGACTGTGGGTAAAACTGCCGGCGGCCGAAGCGATGAAGTTGGGCCGGGGTGAATTCTTCGTCCACCAGATCGTGGGCCTGGCCGTGGTGACACGCGCGGGCGACCTGATCGGCCACGTCCAGGACGTGCTCTTCACCGGCGCCAACGATGTCTACGTCATCCGCACCGCCGCCGGTGAAATGCTGCTGCCGGCCGTGGAGGATGTCATCCATGAGATCATCCTGGATGAAGGTCGCATGGTCGTCAGCGTGCCGGCGGGCATCGGCTGA
- the ffh gene encoding signal recognition particle protein, protein MFETLTEKLQAIFDKLSSQGRLTEADVDKALREVRMALLEADVNFKVVKAFVARIRERAVGAEVMQSLTPAQQVVKIVHEELITMLGTPGKLTMASNPPTVIMMVGLQGSGKTTTAAKLALRLRKAGQRPLLVAADTYRPAAITQLEVLGRQLDIPVYSEGDRVSPPQICANALQRAKEGAYNVVILDTAGRLQIDDAMMVELEEVKARTKPNDILLVVDAMTGQEAVRVAEGFHQRVAITGLILTKVDGDARGGAALSIREVTGVPIKFLGIGEKTDALEPYHPDRLASRILGMGDMLTLIEKAESSLDKTKAEAMGKRLLKGDFDLEDFLNQLREVKKLGPLSQLLDMIPGMSRVSKDISPEVTDGQMKTIEAMICSMTVPERRDPDLINGSRKRRIARGSGTSVAQLNDLLSQFRQMQRLMKQMSGQRRGRGGLQGLLGMLR, encoded by the coding sequence GTGTTCGAAACACTGACCGAAAAACTACAGGCCATCTTCGATAAACTATCGAGCCAGGGCCGCCTGACCGAAGCGGACGTAGACAAGGCGCTGCGCGAAGTGCGCATGGCCCTGTTGGAAGCCGACGTCAACTTCAAGGTGGTCAAGGCGTTCGTCGCGCGCATCCGCGAGCGGGCCGTGGGCGCCGAGGTGATGCAGAGCCTGACCCCCGCGCAGCAGGTGGTCAAGATCGTTCACGAGGAACTCATCACCATGCTGGGTACACCCGGCAAGCTGACGATGGCCTCCAACCCGCCGACGGTGATCATGATGGTGGGCCTGCAAGGCTCCGGCAAAACCACCACCGCGGCCAAACTGGCCCTGCGTCTGCGCAAGGCCGGCCAACGCCCGTTGCTGGTGGCCGCCGACACCTACCGGCCGGCCGCGATCACGCAGTTGGAAGTGCTGGGCAGGCAGTTGGACATCCCGGTGTATAGCGAGGGCGACCGGGTGTCACCGCCGCAGATTTGCGCCAACGCGCTGCAACGGGCCAAAGAGGGCGCGTACAACGTGGTGATCCTGGATACGGCCGGCCGCCTGCAGATTGACGACGCCATGATGGTCGAGTTGGAAGAGGTGAAGGCGCGCACCAAGCCGAACGACATCCTGCTCGTGGTGGACGCGATGACCGGGCAGGAAGCGGTGCGCGTGGCAGAAGGTTTCCATCAGCGCGTGGCGATCACCGGCCTGATCCTGACCAAGGTGGACGGCGATGCGCGCGGCGGCGCCGCCCTTTCCATCCGTGAAGTGACCGGCGTGCCCATCAAGTTCCTGGGCATTGGCGAAAAGACGGATGCCCTGGAACCGTATCACCCAGATCGCCTGGCTTCGCGTATCCTGGGCATGGGCGATATGCTGACCCTCATCGAAAAGGCCGAGTCTTCCCTTGACAAGACGAAGGCCGAGGCGATGGGCAAGCGCCTGCTCAAGGGCGATTTCGATCTGGAAGACTTCCTCAATCAGTTGCGCGAAGTCAAAAAGCTGGGACCGCTCAGCCAGTTGCTCGACATGATTCCGGGCATGTCGCGTGTGAGTAAGGATATTTCCCCGGAAGTGACCGATGGGCAGATGAAGACCATCGAGGCCATGATCTGTTCGATGACCGTGCCCGAGCGCCGTGATCCTGATCTCATCAACGGGAGTCGCAAGCGACGCATTGCGCGCGGGTCAGGCACCTCCGTGGCCCAGTTGAACGATCTCCTCTCGCAATTCCGGCAGATGCAGCGCCTGATGAAACAGATGTCGGGCCAACGACGCGGGCGCGGTGGATTGCAGGGGCTTTTGGGCATGTTACGTTAA
- the dprA gene encoding DNA-protecting protein DprA: MSDLRFWLGFNSVSGIGPARLRALLDFFGDIERAWHGSLNDLREAGLDRRSLTNLVDARQRLDLDQLLSRLEQSGAHALTWDDDAYPASLRTVYDPPPLLFVKGTITVDDAWSVAVVGTRNPTAYGREVARQLATDLVRNRITVVSGLARGVDAQAHRAALDGGGRTLAVLGCGVDVIYPYEHRRLAQEICEAGALISDYPLGTLPEANNFPPRNRIISGLSLGVVVVEAGTVSGALITAQFATEQGREVFAVPGSILQRNSEGTNRLIRDGARPVLGVEDILQELNLKQVAQQAEARTLFPADETEALLVKHLSSEPRHINDVAHATGLPMATVASTLTLMELKGLVRQVGGMSYVLTRDTRLRDG, from the coding sequence ATGAGCGATTTACGTTTCTGGCTCGGCTTCAACAGCGTGTCCGGGATTGGGCCGGCGCGCTTACGTGCGCTGCTCGATTTCTTCGGGGATATCGAGCGCGCCTGGCACGGTTCGCTTAACGACCTGCGCGAGGCCGGGCTGGACCGCCGTTCGTTGACCAACCTGGTGGACGCCCGCCAGCGACTCGATCTCGATCAGTTGCTGAGCCGCCTGGAGCAGAGCGGCGCGCATGCCCTGACCTGGGACGACGATGCCTACCCGGCCAGCCTGCGCACGGTTTATGACCCGCCGCCGCTGCTCTTTGTCAAAGGCACCATCACTGTGGACGACGCCTGGAGCGTGGCCGTGGTGGGCACGCGCAACCCCACCGCCTACGGCCGTGAAGTGGCGCGGCAGTTAGCCACCGACCTGGTGCGCAATCGGATCACGGTGGTCAGCGGCCTGGCGCGGGGCGTGGATGCCCAGGCTCATCGCGCCGCGCTGGATGGCGGCGGCCGCACGTTGGCGGTGCTGGGCTGCGGCGTGGATGTGATTTATCCGTATGAACACCGGCGACTGGCGCAGGAGATCTGCGAGGCAGGGGCGCTGATCTCTGATTATCCGCTGGGCACCTTGCCGGAGGCGAACAATTTTCCGCCGCGCAATCGCATCATCAGCGGGCTGTCGCTGGGCGTGGTGGTAGTCGAGGCGGGCACGGTCAGTGGCGCCCTGATTACGGCGCAGTTTGCCACCGAGCAGGGGCGTGAGGTGTTTGCGGTGCCCGGCTCCATCCTACAGCGCAACAGCGAGGGCACCAATCGCCTGATTCGTGACGGCGCACGGCCCGTCCTGGGCGTGGAGGACATCCTGCAGGAGTTGAACCTCAAGCAGGTGGCGCAGCAGGCCGAGGCGCGCACGCTCTTTCCGGCGGATGAAACCGAGGCCCTGCTGGTCAAGCACCTGTCGAGCGAGCCGCGCCACATCAATGACGTGGCCCACGCCACCGGCCTGCCGATGGCGACGGTTGCCAGCACGCTGACGCTGATGGAACTGAAGGGACTCGTGCGCCAGGTCGGCGGCATGAGTTATGTCCTGACCCGCGACACCCGTCTGCGTGATGGTTGA